Proteins co-encoded in one Medicago truncatula cultivar Jemalong A17 chromosome 8, MtrunA17r5.0-ANR, whole genome shotgun sequence genomic window:
- the LOC11418919 gene encoding uncharacterized protein: MDSNYASSNHGSSQRSLAMVLALVSAVVLSPLYVNSKSDRRYYESKWTSSGFVLPMILFGLIIAIKRTSSSSSSCVSSSSTKGSLLPSHDPSLVLRIGSSSWGLAAVLVMLMLVLHWQGSVQELLWK; the protein is encoded by the coding sequence ATGGATTCAAACTATGCTTCCTCAAACCATGGCTCTTCACAAAGATCACTAGCTATGGTTTTGGCTTTAGTCTCAGCTGTTGTGTTATCTCCTTTATATGTGAATTCAAAGAGTGATAGGAGATATTATGAATCAAAATGGACTAGCTCTGGTTTTGTTCTACCTATGATTCTTTTTGGACTTATAATTGCAATCAAAAGAACATCTTCATCAAGCTCCTCTTGTGTATCATCATCATCTACAAAAGGTTCGTTGCTACCATCTCATGATCCTTCTTTGGTGCTTAGAATTGGGAGCTCTTCTTGGGGATTAGCTGCGGTTTTGGTTATGCTCATGCTTGTTCTTCATTGGCAAGGCTCAGTTCAAGAATTATTGTGGAAATAG